The Panicum hallii strain FIL2 chromosome 9, PHallii_v3.1, whole genome shotgun sequence genome has a window encoding:
- the LOC112873237 gene encoding uncharacterized protein LOC112873237 — protein sequence MPGDKPVIEISDDKRVEEPAMVNEKDAKEEEDIEALARAPDWLPDGWIMEVYREEDGTIRRYYTSPVSDCTFTTEKEVLDYLFSEEDEHILESKEEEPAAADSTLHETHQWLPKGWVMEIRAGGEKMDKMYKFYVHSQTGVRLVSKEDVLLYVNDSRVSAECDTKGQCDTSSDDNILAKVELNPKELPDGWVKEEVFRKTKERVRGDLNYTDPTSGYTFRSLKPALSYLKTGEIPNRATIQKTSVHDLYSFDKSADLDYV from the exons ATGCCGGGTGACAAACCAGTAATCGAGATCTCAGATGATAAGCGGGTGGAGGAACCAGCCATGGTGAATGAGAAGGATGCTAAAGAAGAGGAGGATATAGAGGCACTGGCACGGGCACCAGATTGGCTACCAGATGGATGGATCATGGAGGTATACCGTGAAGAAGATGGCACGATTCGCCGG TATTACACTTCCCCTGTGTCGGATTGTACATTCACCACAGAGAAAGAGGTTCTAGACTACCTTTTTTCTGAGGAGGATGAACATATACTGGAATCCAAGGAAGAAGAACCTGCTGCCGCAGACAGCACACTTCAT GAAACACACCAGTGGCTTCCAAAGGGGTGGGTTATGGAGATCAGAGCTGGTGGGGAAAAGATGGACAAGATGTACAag TTTTATGTTCATTCACAAACTGGAGTGCGACTGGTGTCAAAAGAAGATGTGCTACTCTATGTCAATGATTCAAGGGTATCTGCAGAGTGTGATACAAAAGGCCAATGCGATACAAGTTCTGATGATAAT ATACTTGCAAAGGTGGAGCTTAATCCAAAGGAATTGCCGGATGGATGGGTAAAAGAAGAAGTGTTTAGAAAGACAAAGGAAAGAGTCAGGGGAGACCTG AACTACACGGATCCTACTAGTGGCTACACATTCCGTTCGCTGAAGCCTGCCTTAAGCTATCTAAAAACTGGAGAAATACCTAATCGTGCCACTATCCAAAAGACAAGTGTCCATGACCTTTACTCCTTTGACAAATCTGCAGATCTG GACTATGTCTAG
- the LOC112877642 gene encoding mitotic checkpoint protein BUB3.1-like codes for MSAAAAPAAMGSGKELANPPSDGISNLRFSNHSNNLLVSSWDKTVRLYDADANVLKGEFVHPGAVLDCCFHDDSSGFSAGADHTVRRLVFSSSKEDVLGRHDGPVRCMEYSYAAGQVITGSWDKTVKCWDPRGVSGPERTLVGTYTQPERVYSLSLVGNRLVVATAGRHVNIYDLRNMSQPEQKRDSSLKYQTRCVRCFPNGTGYALSSVEGRVSMEFFDLSESAQSKKYAFKCHRKSEAGRDTVYPVNAIAFHPIYGTFATGGCDGFVNVWDGINKKRLYQYSKYASSIAALSFSKDGHLLAVASSYTYEEGEKSHEPDAIFIRTVNEVEVKPKPKALAAPQ; via the exons atgagcgccgccgccgcgccagccGCCATGGGCAGCGGCAAGGAGCTCGCGAACCCGCCCTCCGACGGGATCTCCAACCTCCGCTTCTCCAACCACAGCAACAACCTCCTCGTCTCCTCGTGGGACAAG ACGGTGCGGCTCTACGACGCCGACGCCAACGTGCTCAAGGGGGAGTTCGTGCACCCCGGGGCCGTCCTCGACTGCTGCTTCCACGACGACTCCTCGGGGTTCAGCGCCGGAGCCGACCACACCGTGCGGAG GCTAGTATTTAGTTCATCCAAAGAAGATGTTCTGGGGCGACATGATGGTCCAGTTCGTTGCATGGAATACTCGTATGCTGCAG GACAAGTCATCACTGGCAGCTGGGATAAAACTGTTAAATGCTGGGATCCAAGAGGAGTGAGTGGGCCAGAGCGTACACTTGTCGGGACATATACTCAACCAGAGCGTGTATACTCTCTGTCATTAGTAGGAAATAGGTTGGTTGTTGCAACAGCAGGGAGGCATGTCAATATTTATGATTTGCGCAATATGTCTCAACCTGAGCAAAAGAGAGACTCGTCTTTGAAATATCAAACACGATGCGTTCGATGTTTCCCAAACGGAACAG GATATGCTCTAAGTTCTGTAGAAGGGCGAGTTTCTATGGAATTCTTTGATCTATCTGAGTCTGCACAATCTAAAAA GTATGCTTTCAAGTGTCACCGAAAATCTGAAGCTGGGCGGGACACTGTTTATCCTGTTAATGCAATTGCCTTCCATCCGAT ATATGGAACATTTGCCACTGGAGGTTGTGATGGATTTGTGAATGTGTGGGATGGCATTAACAAGAAAAGACTGTATCAG TACTCAAAGTACGCATCAAGCATCGCTGCTCTTTCATTCAGTAAGGATGGCCATCTGCTTGCTGTGGCATCCAGCTACACTTACGAAGAGGGAGAAAAATC GCATGAGCCTGATGCAATATTCATCAGGACGGTGAATGAAGTCGAGGTAAAACCGAAGCCCAAGGCATTGGCCGCTCCACAGTAG